A section of the Devosia rhizoryzae genome encodes:
- a CDS encoding MFS transporter yields MLSPTRLVMLVFFLQPIAFGSWLPRIPEVQAALGLGPAALALALLGLPCGTLITLPFAGPLVGRIGARTAIIAGFILYSLAVGLPVLAPDPILLFVALMLAGSAISFVELGLNVQADLVEKASGKLIMNTAHGCWSLGIMAGSLIGSGFAAIDLAPAIAVPLVAFLVLPLALLTGYALPKLSDAPHSGEEKRSAWSLPSPALVGICLFVFGITMTEGAMADWSAIFLRDALDAEGGFVGLGYSVFAFMVAAGRFGGDTLKRRLGGVATARLCGALAVVGGIVLYLAPSVEVALLGFGIIGVGVSVGFPLAVTAAAGLGDRAASANVAVLSFVALTGFLIGPPLIGFIAEHSGIRFGIACVIPVLLISLFLSGRLAPRATTARADPQAEVPGVL; encoded by the coding sequence ATGCTTTCACCGACCCGCCTCGTCATGCTGGTATTCTTTCTCCAGCCGATCGCCTTCGGCTCCTGGCTGCCGCGCATTCCTGAAGTTCAGGCGGCGCTGGGCCTTGGACCTGCCGCCCTGGCGCTGGCTTTATTGGGCCTGCCCTGTGGCACGCTTATCACCCTGCCCTTTGCCGGCCCCTTAGTGGGCCGCATCGGCGCGCGCACCGCCATCATCGCTGGCTTTATCCTTTATTCGCTTGCGGTAGGCCTGCCGGTTCTGGCGCCCGATCCGATCCTCTTGTTTGTGGCGCTTATGCTGGCCGGATCGGCGATCTCCTTTGTCGAACTGGGCCTCAACGTCCAAGCCGATCTCGTCGAAAAAGCCAGCGGCAAGCTGATCATGAACACGGCACACGGCTGCTGGTCACTGGGGATCATGGCGGGCAGCCTGATCGGCTCGGGCTTTGCCGCCATTGACCTCGCGCCCGCGATCGCCGTGCCGCTGGTTGCGTTTCTGGTGCTGCCCCTGGCGCTGCTGACCGGCTATGCTTTGCCTAAACTCTCCGACGCGCCCCATTCCGGGGAAGAAAAGCGTTCGGCCTGGTCGCTGCCCAGCCCCGCCCTCGTTGGAATCTGCCTCTTCGTTTTCGGCATCACCATGACCGAAGGCGCCATGGCTGACTGGTCCGCAATTTTCCTCCGCGATGCGCTTGATGCGGAAGGCGGGTTCGTCGGTCTCGGCTATTCGGTCTTTGCCTTCATGGTTGCGGCCGGCCGCTTCGGCGGCGATACGCTGAAGCGCCGTTTGGGCGGCGTCGCCACCGCGCGGCTCTGCGGGGCGCTGGCCGTGGTCGGCGGCATTGTGCTTTACCTTGCGCCGAGCGTCGAAGTGGCGCTGCTGGGCTTTGGCATTATCGGCGTCGGTGTCTCGGTCGGCTTCCCCTTGGCCGTGACGGCGGCCGCCGGGCTGGGCGATCGCGCCGCTTCCGCCAATGTCGCCGTTCTCTCCTTTGTGGCCCTAACCGGCTTTCTGATCGGGCCGCCGCTGATCGGCTTTATTGCCGAGCATAGCGGCATCCGCTTCGGCATTGCCTGCGTCATCCCGGTTCTGCTGATCAGCCTGTTCCTTTCCGGGCGGCTCGCGCCCCGAGCCACCACTGCCCGTGCCGATCCCCAAGCCGAAGTTCCCGGAGTGCTCTAA
- a CDS encoding copper homeostasis protein CutC → MIVEICVDDAAGLAAAIEGGASRVELCSVLELGGLTPSPGLLTLAAKAPVPVRAMVRPRPGDFVFGQADIDTMVAEIAAVRAVRLEGVVLGASLPDGRLDVEMLGHLRQAAAGLKATLHRAIDLVPDMAEAVEQAIALGFDTILTSGCKHTALEGIDYIALAHRVAAGRITIMAGSGINGSSAPDILARVPLAALHGACAEAAEPASAAAARLGFTSPGRRSTSVSMVRALVEAARS, encoded by the coding sequence ATGATCGTCGAAATCTGCGTCGACGATGCGGCAGGCCTTGCCGCTGCAATCGAGGGTGGGGCCAGCCGGGTGGAACTCTGCTCGGTGCTCGAACTGGGCGGACTGACGCCGAGCCCCGGCTTGCTGACGCTGGCCGCAAAGGCTCCGGTCCCGGTGCGCGCCATGGTCAGGCCGCGGCCCGGCGACTTCGTCTTCGGCCAGGCCGATATTGACACCATGGTCGCCGAGATTGCCGCCGTCCGGGCAGTGCGCCTTGAAGGGGTGGTGCTGGGCGCAAGCCTGCCCGATGGCCGCCTCGATGTGGAAATGCTGGGTCACCTGCGCCAAGCCGCCGCCGGGCTGAAGGCGACGCTGCATCGAGCCATCGACCTCGTGCCGGACATGGCGGAGGCAGTGGAGCAGGCGATTGCCCTCGGCTTCGACACCATCCTGACATCGGGCTGCAAGCACACGGCGCTCGAGGGCATCGACTACATCGCGCTGGCGCATCGCGTCGCCGCCGGGCGGATCACCATCATGGCCGGCTCCGGCATCAACGGGTCGTCGGCGCCCGATATTCTTGCCCGTGTCCCTCTGGCCGCGCTTCACGGCGCTTGCGCCGAAGCGGCGGAACCGGCAAGCGCCGCCGCAGCACGGCTCGGATTCACAAGCCCAGGCCGCCGCAGCACCAGCGTGTCGATGGTTCGCGCGCTGGTCGAGGCCGCCAGAAGCTAG
- a CDS encoding aldehyde dehydrogenase family protein — translation MVIDGRDVDAASGQTISRESPGHRGKVVGTWPAGSTEDADRAIAAARSAFDEGPWARMSGAERSAILHRVAAGILQHQEELGLIECLETGKPLAQATGEIGYCADLWTYAAGMARGLEGDTHNAIGDNRLGLVLREPAGVVGIITPWNFPFIIVSERVPWALGAGCTVVAKPSEYTSGTTIRLAQIALEAGLPPGVFNVITGTGPAAGQMLAEDPRVDVLSFTGSVRVGTHLAALAAPTVKRVGLELGGKGPQIVFADADLEAAADGIAYGVYHNAGQCCISGSRLIVHNSIRPALLDRLLDISKRLPFGDPLGQGKFGAMVTEQHAEKVASYIAKGLDEGAELLLGGERLAAEQGNFIAPTVFDRVTPEMAIAQEEIFGPVLSTIGFDTPEEAVALANGTPFGLSASVWSRDLETAIQTTRRVKAGRFWVNSVIDGTAEMPIGGYKKSGTGRELGRYGFDEYSQFKGLHMTLGRQQPWFQQS, via the coding sequence ATGGTAATCGACGGCCGGGACGTCGATGCGGCTTCTGGCCAGACCATCTCGCGCGAAAGCCCAGGACATCGGGGCAAGGTTGTGGGCACCTGGCCCGCAGGCTCGACCGAAGACGCCGATCGCGCCATTGCCGCCGCCCGAAGCGCCTTTGATGAGGGGCCGTGGGCCCGCATGAGCGGCGCCGAACGCTCGGCTATCCTTCATCGCGTCGCGGCCGGCATTCTCCAGCATCAGGAAGAGTTGGGCCTCATCGAATGCCTCGAAACGGGCAAGCCCCTGGCCCAGGCCACTGGCGAGATCGGCTATTGCGCCGATCTTTGGACCTATGCCGCCGGTATGGCGCGTGGGCTCGAAGGCGACACCCATAATGCCATCGGCGACAACCGGCTCGGCCTCGTGCTGCGTGAACCGGCAGGTGTTGTCGGCATTATCACGCCGTGGAACTTCCCCTTCATCATTGTCTCCGAGCGCGTGCCGTGGGCGCTGGGTGCCGGCTGCACTGTCGTGGCGAAACCCTCCGAATACACATCGGGCACGACCATCCGCCTGGCACAGATCGCGCTTGAAGCCGGTCTGCCGCCAGGGGTCTTCAACGTCATAACGGGCACCGGTCCTGCCGCCGGGCAGATGCTGGCCGAAGACCCGCGCGTCGACGTGTTGTCCTTTACCGGCTCGGTCCGCGTGGGTACCCATCTGGCAGCACTGGCAGCGCCGACGGTCAAGCGCGTTGGCCTCGAGCTTGGTGGTAAGGGGCCGCAGATCGTCTTCGCCGATGCCGACCTTGAGGCCGCCGCCGATGGCATTGCCTATGGCGTTTATCACAATGCGGGGCAGTGCTGCATTTCGGGTAGCCGGCTGATCGTCCACAATTCGATCCGCCCGGCGCTGCTCGATCGGCTTCTCGATATTTCGAAACGCCTGCCGTTCGGCGATCCGCTGGGGCAAGGCAAGTTCGGCGCCATGGTGACCGAACAGCACGCTGAAAAGGTCGCCAGCTACATCGCCAAGGGATTGGATGAAGGCGCCGAACTGCTGCTGGGCGGCGAACGCCTTGCCGCGGAGCAGGGCAACTTCATCGCGCCAACCGTGTTCGACCGGGTGACCCCCGAGATGGCGATTGCCCAGGAGGAAATCTTTGGGCCGGTGCTCTCGACCATCGGCTTCGATACGCCGGAAGAAGCTGTCGCACTGGCCAATGGCACGCCCTTCGGTCTTTCCGCCAGCGTCTGGTCGCGCGATCTCGAAACGGCGATCCAGACCACGCGCCGCGTCAAGGCGGGCCGGTTCTGGGTCAACTCGGTTATCGACGGAACGGCCGAAATGCCGATTGGCGGCTACAAGAAGAGCGGCACCGGCCGCGAACTCGGCCGCTATGGCTTCGATGAATATTCTCAGTTCAAGGGCTTGCACATGACCCTGGGCCGGCAACAACCCTGGTTCCAGCAGTCCTGA
- a CDS encoding c-type cytochrome, which produces MNGRLREILARVKPLAIGAACGMAFLLALPLTGVLDSSAVPGSNAVVDWYRQTSARQSIALRSALTAVPDLADPAMVARGAGHYELVCANCHGSPEAAPARFAEDLSPEPPRLTAWRPDARLFHTVKYGIRHTAMPGWPTALRDDEIWAMVAFLRLLPAMDAPTYADLAHGGAEPGSCASCHGSDGQGRDGAFPRLDIQSPQYLADALNAFRDGARQSGTMMAAARQLTDGEITDLAAYFGRGVELPLGGSELGERIATLGLPERDVPACLSCHGDEGRPGYPKLGGQPVEYLVTQLELFQKHGAERGGRFAKVMAEVVEDKLEEGPHRLDPEELRAVAEYFGE; this is translated from the coding sequence ATGAACGGGCGTTTGCGGGAGATTCTGGCTCGAGTGAAACCCTTGGCCATCGGCGCAGCCTGCGGCATGGCATTCCTCCTGGCGCTGCCCCTGACCGGCGTGCTCGACAGCAGCGCCGTGCCGGGCAGCAATGCGGTGGTGGACTGGTATCGCCAGACATCGGCGCGGCAGTCGATCGCCCTGCGCTCTGCCCTGACAGCCGTGCCCGATCTCGCGGATCCGGCCATGGTGGCGCGTGGGGCAGGGCATTATGAATTGGTCTGCGCCAATTGCCACGGCAGCCCCGAAGCGGCGCCGGCGCGCTTTGCCGAGGACCTGTCGCCCGAGCCGCCACGGCTGACCGCCTGGCGGCCGGATGCACGGCTGTTCCACACGGTCAAATACGGCATCCGCCATACGGCCATGCCCGGCTGGCCGACGGCTTTGCGCGACGATGAGATCTGGGCCATGGTCGCGTTTTTGCGGCTTCTGCCGGCCATGGATGCACCGACCTATGCCGATCTGGCCCATGGTGGCGCCGAGCCCGGATCCTGCGCCAGCTGCCATGGATCGGACGGGCAAGGCCGCGATGGCGCCTTCCCGCGGCTCGATATCCAAAGCCCGCAATATCTGGCCGACGCGCTCAACGCCTTCCGCGACGGCGCTCGCCAGAGCGGCACGATGATGGCAGCCGCGCGGCAGCTGACCGACGGGGAGATCACCGACTTGGCCGCGTATTTCGGCCGCGGCGTCGAGCTGCCGCTCGGCGGTTCGGAACTCGGCGAACGCATCGCGACCCTAGGCCTGCCGGAGCGCGACGTGCCCGCCTGCCTCTCCTGCCATGGCGACGAGGGGCGGCCGGGCTATCCCAAACTTGGGGGACAGCCGGTGGAGTATCTCGTGACCCAGCTCGAGCTCTTCCAGAAACACGGCGCCGAACGCGGCGGGCGCTTCGCCAAGGTCATGGCGGAAGTGGTGGAGGACAAGCTTGAGGAAGGCCCGCACCGCCTCGATCCGGAAGAGCTCCGCGCCGTGGCCGAATATTTTGGCGAGTAG
- a CDS encoding carbohydrate ABC transporter permease — MTSTRSATLFAFALLAPALIYISIIVAYPLFDTVVLSFTNAQLRPTYDWVGWANYQRIFGAGNFTEIIIRTLVWTFFSVSIKMIIGMCGAVLLNAAIPGQTVFRVLTMPPWIVPMAIGIYMWAWMYNGNFGMISGLLQNFGITNGPVAWLAYGHTAFWATIVTDVWIGVPMVTIYFLAAMQSIPKDLHEAAWTDGAGRLYRFRRITLPLMLPAIITMSLLSLIATFNSFDIIYILTNGGPSGQTTTMIIDTYKTAMGSRKYGEGAARAVVICIFVSIFCLVYFRAVRRLGQGEAK; from the coding sequence ATGACCAGCACGCGCAGCGCCACACTCTTTGCTTTCGCTCTGCTGGCTCCGGCCCTCATCTACATTTCCATCATCGTTGCCTATCCGCTGTTCGACACGGTGGTGCTGAGCTTCACCAATGCCCAGCTCCGTCCCACCTATGACTGGGTCGGCTGGGCCAACTACCAGCGTATCTTCGGCGCCGGCAATTTCACCGAAATCATCATCCGCACCCTGGTTTGGACCTTCTTTTCGGTCTCCATCAAGATGATCATCGGCATGTGCGGCGCCGTGCTGCTCAATGCCGCCATTCCCGGCCAGACCGTTTTCCGCGTCCTCACCATGCCGCCCTGGATCGTGCCCATGGCCATCGGCATCTACATGTGGGCATGGATGTATAACGGCAATTTCGGCATGATTTCCGGGCTGCTGCAGAACTTCGGCATCACCAATGGTCCCGTCGCCTGGCTCGCCTATGGCCACACCGCCTTCTGGGCGACCATCGTTACCGACGTCTGGATCGGCGTGCCGATGGTGACGATCTATTTCCTCGCCGCCATGCAATCGATCCCCAAGGACCTGCATGAAGCCGCCTGGACCGATGGCGCCGGCCGCCTCTACCGCTTCCGCCGCATCACCCTGCCGCTGATGCTGCCGGCCATCATCACCATGAGCCTCCTTTCGCTCATCGCCACCTTCAACAGCTTCGACATCATCTACATTCTGACCAATGGCGGACCATCCGGCCAGACCACGACGATGATCATCGATACCTACAAGACCGCCATGGGCAGCCGTAAATATGGCGAGGGCGCCGCCCGCGCCGTGGTGATCTGCATCTTCGTTTCGATCTTCTGCCTCGTTTATTTCCGCGCCGTGCGCCGCCTCGGCCAGGGAGAAGCTAAATGA
- a CDS encoding Gfo/Idh/MocA family protein, which yields MRVGIIGLGFRLGYLARVFSAARSDFEIVGYVDPNPAGLSYVQEHGIFVGHSYPDLEALIDEGKLDLLMVGSPNHLHLEHLRIGLERGMKIFAEKPVVTSVEDTMALAELIAQYGSDNVMVGLVLRYAPLYVDLRKAQAEGQIGDVTSIEASETIPPYHGAFFMRDWRRYGKYSGSFMLEKCCHDLDLYNGVMGCRPRFVASFGGRKSFTPENAPQGQGANDLEVYHRKPSGWEGTEKVFDSDGDIIDYQTAIVQYENGSALTFHTNLNVPDDFRRFAVIGAKGMAEGDFVRNYFKVTDSRTSERLADKTYTGSEISVHYGADEQMAEDILKHMLEGVPLPVSVVDALEAGLLALSMDEAMNSKSVVDMTPIWQRFDAALGRGN from the coding sequence ATGCGGGTAGGCATTATCGGCCTCGGCTTTCGATTGGGCTACCTGGCGCGGGTTTTCTCCGCCGCTCGGAGCGACTTCGAGATCGTCGGCTATGTCGATCCCAACCCCGCGGGCCTTTCCTATGTGCAGGAACACGGCATTTTTGTCGGGCACTCTTACCCTGACCTTGAGGCGCTGATCGACGAGGGTAAGCTCGACCTCCTGATGGTCGGCTCACCCAATCACCTTCACCTTGAACACCTGCGCATCGGCCTTGAGCGCGGCATGAAGATCTTTGCCGAAAAGCCGGTTGTGACTTCGGTCGAAGATACCATGGCGCTGGCCGAGCTCATCGCGCAGTACGGCTCCGACAATGTCATGGTCGGCCTTGTGCTGCGCTATGCGCCGCTTTATGTCGACCTGCGCAAGGCGCAGGCCGAGGGGCAGATCGGCGACGTCACCTCGATCGAGGCCTCGGAAACCATTCCGCCCTACCACGGCGCCTTCTTCATGCGCGACTGGCGGCGTTACGGAAAGTATTCCGGCAGCTTCATGCTCGAAAAGTGCTGCCACGACCTCGACCTTTACAACGGGGTCATGGGGTGCCGTCCGCGCTTTGTCGCAAGCTTTGGCGGACGCAAGAGCTTTACGCCCGAAAACGCCCCGCAAGGGCAGGGCGCCAACGATCTTGAAGTCTATCACCGCAAGCCCAGCGGCTGGGAAGGCACCGAAAAGGTTTTCGACAGCGACGGCGACATCATCGATTACCAGACCGCCATCGTGCAGTACGAGAACGGCTCGGCTCTGACCTTCCACACCAATCTCAATGTGCCCGACGATTTCCGGCGCTTTGCCGTGATCGGCGCCAAGGGCATGGCCGAAGGCGATTTCGTCCGCAACTATTTCAAGGTCACCGACAGCCGTACCTCGGAGCGCCTCGCGGACAAGACCTATACCGGCTCAGAAATTTCCGTCCATTACGGTGCCGACGAGCAGATGGCGGAGGATATCCTCAAGCACATGCTTGAAGGCGTGCCGCTACCGGTGTCCGTTGTGGATGCGCTCGAAGCCGGGCTTCTGGCGCTATCGATGGACGAGGCGATGAACAGCAAGAGCGTCGTCGACATGACCCCGATCTGGCAGCGCTTCGACGCTGCGCTCGGCCGAGGCAATTAG
- a CDS encoding ROK family protein: protein MITCFDIGGTTIKAAWALGPDQVVPIGRVPTPRDDFGALVQALGELAPEGPLAISITGVVDPESGLATVANIPCVDGKFLAAELGAALGRQVLVANDADCFVLAEAYAGAGQVHRVVFGAILGTGVGGGIVVDGKLHRGAGGLAGEWGHGTIVATRTSVPPFDVPHFACGCGLSGCLDTVGAARGIERLYRLLHGTDLASTAIVAAWESGDGAAAQTVDLYVELVAQPLALVVNIVGPDIIPVGGGMGNSPALIARLDAAVRARILRRIDRPLVVPARLTVDAGLIGAASLGFSEGLA, encoded by the coding sequence ATGATCACCTGCTTCGATATTGGCGGCACAACGATCAAGGCGGCCTGGGCATTGGGGCCGGACCAAGTCGTTCCAATTGGCCGCGTGCCAACCCCCCGCGACGATTTCGGCGCCCTTGTGCAAGCGCTGGGTGAACTGGCGCCGGAGGGACCGCTGGCGATTTCCATCACCGGCGTGGTGGACCCGGAAAGCGGATTGGCGACGGTCGCCAATATTCCCTGCGTAGACGGGAAGTTTTTGGCGGCAGAGCTTGGAGCCGCGCTCGGCCGGCAGGTGCTCGTCGCCAACGACGCCGATTGCTTTGTCCTTGCCGAGGCCTATGCCGGCGCGGGGCAGGTGCACCGCGTCGTCTTCGGGGCCATTCTCGGCACCGGTGTTGGCGGCGGCATCGTGGTTGATGGCAAGCTGCATCGCGGCGCCGGTGGGCTGGCAGGCGAATGGGGGCACGGAACCATTGTTGCCACCAGGACCAGCGTGCCGCCTTTCGACGTGCCGCACTTTGCCTGTGGCTGTGGCCTCAGCGGCTGCCTGGATACGGTCGGCGCCGCTCGCGGCATCGAGCGATTGTACCGGCTGCTGCATGGCACCGATCTCGCCAGCACGGCGATCGTCGCGGCCTGGGAAAGCGGCGACGGCGCGGCCGCACAGACGGTAGATCTCTATGTCGAGCTGGTGGCGCAGCCCTTGGCGCTGGTGGTCAATATCGTCGGACCCGACATCATCCCGGTCGGCGGCGGCATGGGCAATTCACCCGCCCTGATCGCGCGGCTAGATGCGGCGGTGCGGGCGCGCATCCTGCGCCGCATCGATCGGCCACTGGTCGTGCCGGCGCGGCTGACCGTCGATGCCGGGCTGATCGGCGCCGCGAGCCTCGGCTTTTCGGAGGGTCTCGCATGA
- a CDS encoding M81 family metallopeptidase — protein sequence MRIAVAGLHIECSTYNPVLNREADFRVLRGPAMLKDQYFDFLTHFPAEFITVLHARAIAGGPVERGIYETWKTEILAGLKAAGALDGVYLPMHGAMFVEGLFDAEGDFIAAVRETIGPDVLISASYDLHGNVSQRIVDALDMFSTYRTAPHIDVQDTMRRSVTMLVRALRSGEKPLVAWAPVPVLLPGERTSTQDEPARSFYTQIHEIEEPTGIWDASFQVGYVWADEPRATACAVVTGTDRAAMTAAATKLAQGYWDVREKFVFGMETGSIEECVDQAIASATHPVVLAESGDNPTGGGVGDRAEVLAALIARDAQGVIFAGITDKAATDAAYAAGVGATVSLHIGASLDPSSTAVNAEAEVVFLLETAEPRLREAVVRIGGIELVLTARRRPFHNIVDFTRLGLDPHGARIIAVKSGYLSPELGPMANPGIMALSPGVVDQFVERTERKHTPRPSFPFDRDFAFTPVVKWSARAG from the coding sequence ATGCGCATCGCCGTTGCCGGACTGCATATCGAATGCAGCACCTATAATCCCGTGCTCAATCGCGAGGCCGATTTCCGCGTGCTGCGCGGTCCGGCCATGCTCAAGGATCAGTATTTCGATTTCCTGACGCACTTTCCGGCCGAGTTCATCACCGTGCTGCATGCCCGCGCCATTGCCGGCGGGCCGGTGGAACGCGGCATCTACGAGACCTGGAAGACAGAGATTTTGGCAGGGCTCAAGGCTGCCGGTGCTCTGGACGGCGTCTACCTGCCCATGCATGGCGCCATGTTCGTCGAGGGCCTGTTCGATGCCGAGGGCGACTTTATCGCCGCCGTGCGCGAGACGATCGGCCCCGACGTGCTGATCTCGGCGAGCTACGATCTTCATGGCAATGTCAGCCAACGCATCGTCGACGCGCTCGACATGTTTTCGACCTATCGCACGGCGCCCCATATCGACGTGCAGGACACGATGCGCCGCTCGGTCACCATGCTGGTCCGCGCCTTGCGCTCGGGCGAAAAACCGCTTGTCGCCTGGGCCCCAGTTCCGGTGCTTCTGCCGGGCGAACGCACGTCGACCCAGGACGAGCCGGCGCGCTCCTTTTACACGCAGATCCACGAGATCGAAGAGCCGACCGGCATCTGGGACGCTTCCTTTCAGGTCGGCTATGTCTGGGCCGACGAGCCCCGCGCCACCGCCTGCGCCGTGGTCACCGGCACCGACCGCGCTGCCATGACGGCGGCAGCAACCAAGCTGGCGCAGGGATATTGGGACGTGCGCGAAAAATTCGTGTTCGGCATGGAGACCGGCTCGATCGAGGAGTGTGTCGACCAGGCGATCGCCAGCGCGACCCACCCGGTCGTGCTTGCCGAGTCCGGGGACAATCCCACCGGCGGCGGCGTTGGCGATCGTGCCGAGGTGCTAGCGGCGCTCATCGCCCGCGACGCACAGGGCGTGATCTTTGCCGGCATCACCGACAAAGCCGCCACCGATGCCGCCTATGCTGCAGGCGTCGGCGCGACGGTGTCGCTTCATATCGGCGCCAGCCTCGATCCTTCCAGCACAGCGGTGAATGCCGAAGCCGAAGTGGTGTTTTTGCTCGAAACCGCGGAGCCGCGGCTGCGCGAAGCAGTGGTGCGCATCGGCGGCATCGAGCTTGTGCTCACCGCCCGCCGGCGCCCCTTCCACAATATCGTCGATTTTACTCGGCTCGGCCTCGACCCGCATGGGGCCAGGATCATCGCGGTCAAGTCAGGCTATTTGTCGCCCGAACTCGGACCGATGGCCAATCCCGGCATCATGGCCCTGTCACCCGGCGTCGTCGACCAATTCGTCGAGCGCACCGAGCGCAAGCATACACCGCGGCCGAGCTTTCCGTTCGATCGCGACTTCGCCTTTACGCCAGTGGTGAAGTGGTCCGCCCGCGCCGGCTAG